The following proteins are co-located in the Deinococcus metallilatus genome:
- a CDS encoding dicarboxylate/amino acid:cation symporter produces the protein MPRIFRSLYVQVLIAIVLGILVGFLFPSFGESLKPLGDGFIKLIKMLIAPIIFATVVSGIAHMRDTRKVGRVGGKALIYFEVVTTFALIIGLVIANVLRPGHGMNVNPATLDTSAISKYTQAAGEQSVSDFILNIIPNTLVSAFTEGDLLQVLLIAVLFGFALMKLGTLGEKVLAGIEAVNNAVFVILGFVMRLAPIGAFGAMAFTIGKYGVGTLAQLAYLMVAFYATCLLFVFVVLGLIAHFAGFSIFKFVRFIKEELLLVLGTSSSESALPRLITKLEYAGASRSVVGLVVPAGYSFNLDGTSIYLTMATLFIAQATNTHLSLGQQLGVLGVLLLTSKGAAGVTGSGFITLAATLSAVGHVPVAGLALILGVDRFMSEARALTNFVGNGVATLVIARSENALDTSRLQRVLNGEELPPATPEVAAEERGEGRQLDSPRPA, from the coding sequence ATGCCCAGGATTTTCCGCAGCCTGTACGTCCAGGTGCTCATCGCCATCGTGCTGGGCATCCTGGTGGGCTTCCTGTTCCCGAGCTTTGGCGAGAGCCTCAAGCCGCTCGGGGACGGCTTTATCAAGCTGATCAAGATGCTGATCGCGCCGATCATCTTCGCCACGGTGGTCAGCGGCATCGCCCACATGCGCGACACGAGGAAGGTGGGGCGTGTGGGCGGCAAGGCGCTGATCTACTTCGAGGTGGTGACGACCTTCGCGCTGATCATCGGACTGGTGATCGCCAATGTCCTCAGACCGGGGCACGGGATGAACGTGAACCCCGCCACCCTCGACACCAGCGCCATCAGCAAGTACACCCAGGCCGCCGGGGAGCAGAGCGTCAGCGACTTCATCCTGAACATCATTCCCAACACGCTGGTCAGTGCCTTTACCGAAGGGGACCTTCTCCAGGTGCTGCTGATCGCGGTGCTGTTCGGCTTCGCGCTGATGAAGCTCGGCACGCTGGGCGAGAAGGTGCTGGCGGGGATCGAGGCCGTGAACAACGCGGTCTTCGTGATCCTCGGCTTCGTGATGCGGCTCGCCCCCATCGGGGCCTTCGGCGCGATGGCCTTTACCATCGGCAAGTACGGCGTGGGCACGCTGGCGCAGCTCGCCTACCTGATGGTCGCCTTCTATGCCACCTGCCTGCTGTTCGTGTTCGTGGTGCTGGGGCTGATCGCCCACTTTGCCGGGTTCTCCATCTTCAAGTTCGTCCGCTTCATCAAGGAAGAGCTGCTGCTGGTGCTGGGCACCAGTTCCAGTGAAAGTGCCCTGCCGCGCCTGATCACCAAGCTGGAATATGCCGGGGCCAGTCGCAGCGTGGTCGGGCTGGTGGTCCCCGCCGGGTACTCCTTCAACCTCGACGGCACCAGCATCTACCTGACGATGGCGACCCTCTTCATCGCGCAGGCCACCAACACGCACCTCAGCCTGGGGCAGCAGCTCGGTGTGCTCGGTGTGCTGCTGCTGACCTCCAAGGGGGCGGCGGGCGTGACCGGCAGCGGCTTCATCACGCTGGCCGCCACCCTCAGCGCGGTAGGACACGTGCCGGTCGCGGGCCTGGCCCTGATCCTCGGGGTCGACCGCTTCATGAGCGAGGCGCGCGCGCTGACCAACTTCGTGGGCAACGGCGTGGCGACCCTGGTGATCGCCCGCAGCGAGAACGCCCTCGACACCAGCCGCCTCCAGCGTGTCCTGAACGGCGAGGAACTCCCGCCCGCCACCCCCGAGGTCGCCGCCGAGGAACGCGGCGAGGGCCGCCAGCTCGACTCGCCGCGTCCGGCGTAA
- a CDS encoding carbohydrate kinase yields MFLTDRERALLALIREAPLSTPEELARRLGTSRAAVNVHVSNLIRKGALLGRGYVVAPENEARVVVVGGANVDVKARTLAPAVMGTSNPGATTQAPGGVARNIAENLARLGVRTHLIAAVGRDAPGDLLLRETEAAGVDVRSVLRLDAPTGTYTAVLDDRGELLIAVAAMEVTEALTPAALNERRGLLHRATSVIADGNLSAQTLTHLLTLCAEAGVPVTFEPVSVPKTARLLPALHAGLAPHTVTPNVAELAALLGRDVADTPAALRKAAGDLHARGVQTVWVRRGERGSLLSGPDGVSELPALPARVVDVTGAGDAMLAAYLAALLTGHTPAEAARQGHAAAALTVESARAVSPTLTPGAVRARLHSPQP; encoded by the coding sequence ATGTTCCTCACTGACCGCGAACGCGCCCTCCTCGCCCTGATCCGGGAGGCCCCGCTCAGCACGCCGGAGGAACTGGCCCGGCGGCTGGGCACCTCCCGGGCGGCGGTGAATGTCCACGTGAGCAACCTGATCCGCAAGGGCGCCCTGCTGGGGCGCGGTTACGTGGTCGCGCCGGAGAATGAGGCCCGCGTGGTGGTGGTCGGCGGCGCGAACGTGGACGTGAAGGCCCGGACCCTCGCGCCCGCCGTCATGGGCACCAGCAATCCGGGGGCGACCACCCAGGCCCCGGGCGGCGTAGCCCGCAACATCGCGGAGAATCTGGCGCGGCTGGGGGTCCGGACGCACCTGATCGCGGCGGTCGGGCGGGACGCCCCCGGCGACCTGCTGCTGCGCGAGACGGAGGCGGCGGGCGTGGACGTGCGGAGCGTCCTGCGCCTGGACGCACCGACCGGCACCTACACGGCGGTTCTGGACGACCGGGGAGAACTGCTGATCGCGGTGGCGGCGATGGAGGTGACCGAAGCCCTCACCCCCGCCGCGCTGAACGAACGCCGGGGCCTGCTGCACCGCGCCACCTCGGTGATCGCGGACGGGAACCTGAGCGCCCAGACGCTGACGCACCTGCTGACCCTCTGCGCGGAAGCGGGCGTGCCGGTGACATTCGAGCCGGTCAGCGTCCCCAAGACCGCCCGCCTTCTCCCAGCCCTGCACGCCGGACTCGCACCGCACACCGTCACGCCCAACGTCGCGGAACTCGCGGCGCTGCTGGGCCGGGACGTGGCCGATACCCCCGCGGCTCTCCGGAAGGCGGCGGGCGACCTGCATGCACGTGGGGTCCAGACCGTGTGGGTCCGGCGGGGGGAACGGGGCAGCCTGCTCTCCGGCCCGGACGGCGTGTCCGAACTCCCCGCCCTCCCCGCCCGGGTGGTGGACGTGACCGGCGCCGGGGACGCGATGCTGGCCGCCTACCTCGCCGCCCTCCTCACCGGCCACACCCCCGCCGAGGCCGCCCGCCAGGGCCACGCCGCCGCCGCGCTCACCGTCGAGAGCGCCCGCGCCGTCTCCCCCACCCTCACGCCCGGCGCCGTGCGCGCGCGCCTGCACAGCCCTCAGCCCTAG
- a CDS encoding HpcH/HpaI aldolase/citrate lyase family protein has protein sequence MSVKPWRSVLYVPGDKPRAIEKARTLRADAVILDLEDAVAPEHKDAARGNVKEALAWRWPGPLLVRVNGLGTPWEYADREMALLAGVDGLVLPKVEDAGTVRDLHLRVPLWAMIETPLGVLRAPEIAAVPGVAGLIVGTNDLARALRTRPHPGRLPLLHALSAVVLAARAHGKLPLDAVFNDVRDPEGFARECEQGRTLGFAGKTVIHPDQVEPANAAFGVTDVEADEARALLAAWEQARAEGRSVATYLGALVEQMHVEEARERLAIWEETRPEPR, from the coding sequence GTGAGCGTTAAGCCCTGGCGCTCGGTGCTGTACGTGCCGGGCGACAAGCCGCGCGCCATCGAAAAGGCGCGGACGCTGCGGGCCGACGCGGTGATCCTCGATCTGGAGGACGCCGTCGCGCCCGAACACAAGGACGCGGCGCGCGGCAACGTCAAGGAGGCGCTGGCGTGGCGCTGGCCCGGCCCCCTGCTGGTGCGGGTGAACGGCCTGGGCACCCCCTGGGAATATGCCGACCGCGAGATGGCCCTGCTGGCGGGCGTGGACGGTCTGGTGCTGCCCAAGGTGGAGGATGCGGGCACGGTGCGGGACCTCCACCTGCGTGTCCCCCTCTGGGCGATGATCGAGACGCCGCTGGGCGTCCTGCGCGCCCCGGAGATCGCGGCGGTGCCGGGCGTGGCAGGCCTAATCGTGGGGACGAACGACCTCGCGCGCGCCCTGCGAACCCGCCCTCACCCCGGGCGCCTGCCGCTGCTGCACGCCCTCTCGGCCGTGGTGCTGGCGGCGAGGGCGCACGGCAAGCTGCCCCTGGACGCCGTCTTCAATGACGTGCGCGACCCGGAAGGCTTCGCCCGCGAGTGCGAACAGGGCCGCACGCTGGGCTTTGCCGGGAAAACGGTGATTCACCCGGACCAGGTGGAGCCTGCCAACGCGGCGTTCGGCGTGACCGACGTGGAGGCCGACGAGGCCCGCGCCCTCCTCGCCGCCTGGGAACAGGCCCGCGCGGAGGGCAGGAGCGTGGCGACGTACCTGGGCGCCCTGGTCGAGCAGATGCACGTGGAGGAGGCGCGGGAAAGGCTGGCGATCTGGGAGGAGACGAGGCCGGAACCCCGCTGA
- a CDS encoding pseudouridine-5'-phosphate glycosidase has protein sequence MTTPIPPQVAALMDLHPEVAAALAASGPVVALESTIISHGMPYPQNVEMARGVEAVVRENGATPATIAVLGGRLKVGLTPDELELLAADRSVQKISTRDLPFTVALGGHGATTVASTMRIASLAGIRVFATGGTGGVHRGASESMDISADLTELARTDVCVVSAGVKSILDIGLTLEVLETHGVPAITLGSPEFPAFYSRQSGFASPLTVQSEAEAARVLHAKWTLGLTGGVLLANPIPQEAEIPATEITPHIERALSDMAALGLTGKETTPYLLGRIVEITEGRSLAANIALVRHNAAVAARVASEYAALQRQTP, from the coding sequence ATGACCACCCCCATCCCCCCGCAGGTCGCCGCCCTCATGGACCTTCACCCCGAAGTCGCCGCCGCGCTCGCTGCGAGCGGGCCGGTCGTGGCCCTCGAAAGCACCATCATCAGCCACGGGATGCCCTACCCGCAGAATGTGGAGATGGCGCGCGGCGTGGAAGCGGTGGTGCGTGAGAACGGCGCCACGCCCGCCACCATCGCCGTGCTGGGCGGCCGCCTGAAGGTGGGCCTCACGCCGGACGAACTGGAACTGCTCGCCGCCGACAGGAGCGTGCAGAAGATCAGCACCCGTGACCTGCCCTTCACCGTCGCGCTGGGCGGGCACGGGGCTACGACGGTCGCGTCCACCATGCGAATCGCCTCGCTGGCAGGCATCCGCGTCTTCGCCACGGGCGGCACGGGCGGCGTCCACCGGGGCGCGAGCGAGAGCATGGACATCAGCGCGGACCTGACCGAACTCGCCCGCACCGACGTATGCGTGGTCAGCGCCGGGGTCAAGAGCATCCTCGACATCGGCCTCACGCTGGAGGTGCTGGAGACGCACGGGGTCCCCGCTATCACGCTGGGCAGCCCCGAGTTCCCCGCCTTCTACTCGCGCCAGAGCGGCTTCGCCTCGCCCCTCACCGTGCAGAGTGAGGCCGAGGCGGCCCGCGTGCTGCACGCCAAATGGACGCTGGGCCTGACCGGCGGCGTGCTGCTCGCCAACCCGATTCCCCAGGAGGCCGAGATTCCCGCCACTGAGATCACCCCGCACATCGAACGCGCCCTCTCGGACATGGCCGCCCTCGGCCTGACCGGCAAGGAAACGACGCCGTACCTGCTGGGCCGCATCGTGGAGATCACGGAAGGCCGCAGCCTCGCGGCGAATATTGCGCTGGTGCGGCACAACGCGGCGGTGGCGGCACGGGTGGCGAGCGAATACGCGGCCCTGCAACGCCAGACGCCCTGA